In the Thermococcus sp. MAR1 genome, one interval contains:
- the topA gene encoding DNA topoisomerase I: protein MVTLIIAEKPNVARKIAYALAEGKPVRKTIGKVPYYEFTRDGKRIIVAPAVGHLFSLAPKTKIYSYPIFDIEWVPVYVAEKGKSYAKDYIKALATLAKRADEFVVACDYDTEGEVIGYTALKYACGVDPSKAKRMKFSALTKKDLLRAWYNLEPTINFGMADAGIARHVLDWYWGVNLSRALTSAIKRASGKWQVLSTGRVQGPTLKFLVDREKEIQNFKPTPYWVIKMLLEKNGQQYTAVYEKERILDENEAKRIVEEAKKGPAFVEKVEVKQQNRHPPVPFDLGTLQREAYSAFGYSPKKTLELAQRLYERGLSSYPRTSSQKLPKNLNFRSILQNLAKLPEYKPFAHELLGKERLKPVEGKKDDPAHPAIYPTGELPKPGELTKDEANLYDLIVRRFLALFMEPAVREIMKVVINSNSHRFILSGARTVKEGWLKVYGKYVKFDEVILPAFREGEPVKVLQIKREKKKTKPPARYSPAAVIKKMEDLGIGTKATRAQILETLYSRGYIEGKRKIKVTPLGMRVVEALEKNVPDIVSVELTRAFEEKMEEIMAGKAKKENVIEESKSQLIKILKVFKEKELDIGKMLMETTGTGATTSKTAARNASIKELSEEEEKAVKKAVGGEEKKGPLVIGKCPKCGGDLVVRYNRKTGKRFVGCSNWPKCNVTYPLLQRGEIIPTGKTCCGGAPVVKIRERGREYEICVDMNCRDWKKGKK, encoded by the coding sequence ATGGTCACGCTCATCATAGCCGAGAAACCCAACGTCGCGAGAAAGATAGCCTACGCCTTGGCTGAGGGCAAGCCGGTGAGGAAGACCATCGGCAAGGTTCCCTACTACGAGTTCACGCGCGACGGGAAGAGGATAATCGTCGCTCCAGCAGTTGGTCACCTCTTCTCTCTCGCACCGAAGACTAAAATCTACAGCTATCCAATCTTTGACATCGAGTGGGTTCCCGTCTATGTGGCCGAAAAAGGAAAAAGCTACGCCAAGGACTACATCAAGGCATTGGCAACGCTCGCCAAGCGCGCCGACGAGTTTGTGGTGGCATGTGACTACGATACCGAAGGTGAAGTTATTGGCTACACCGCCCTCAAGTACGCCTGCGGCGTTGACCCGTCAAAGGCAAAGCGCATGAAGTTCTCCGCACTCACCAAGAAGGACCTCCTCAGAGCCTGGTACAACCTCGAACCGACGATAAACTTCGGGATGGCCGATGCCGGAATAGCTCGCCACGTTCTCGACTGGTACTGGGGCGTGAACCTCTCCAGGGCTTTAACATCGGCCATAAAGCGTGCCAGCGGCAAGTGGCAGGTTCTCTCCACCGGCCGGGTCCAGGGTCCGACGCTCAAGTTCCTCGTTGACAGGGAGAAGGAGATTCAGAACTTCAAACCCACACCATACTGGGTAATCAAGATGCTCCTCGAGAAGAATGGCCAGCAGTATACGGCGGTCTATGAAAAGGAGCGCATACTCGATGAAAACGAGGCGAAGCGCATCGTTGAGGAGGCAAAAAAGGGCCCGGCCTTCGTCGAGAAGGTCGAGGTCAAGCAGCAGAACAGGCATCCCCCCGTGCCCTTCGATCTCGGAACCCTACAGAGGGAAGCTTACTCCGCCTTTGGATACAGCCCGAAGAAGACGTTGGAGCTTGCACAGCGCTTGTATGAGCGCGGGCTCTCGAGCTATCCCAGGACAAGCTCCCAAAAACTTCCCAAGAACCTAAACTTCCGCTCCATTCTCCAGAACCTCGCCAAGTTACCCGAGTACAAGCCATTCGCCCATGAGCTCCTTGGTAAGGAGCGGCTCAAGCCCGTCGAGGGCAAGAAGGATGACCCCGCCCATCCGGCAATCTACCCGACGGGTGAACTACCCAAGCCCGGCGAGCTTACCAAGGACGAGGCCAACCTCTACGACCTCATTGTCAGGCGCTTCCTGGCCCTCTTCATGGAGCCGGCGGTGAGGGAGATTATGAAGGTCGTGATAAACTCCAACTCCCATCGCTTCATTCTGAGCGGTGCAAGAACGGTTAAGGAGGGCTGGCTGAAGGTCTACGGCAAGTACGTCAAGTTCGACGAGGTAATCCTTCCTGCCTTCAGAGAAGGTGAGCCAGTCAAGGTCCTCCAGATAAAGCGCGAGAAGAAGAAGACGAAACCTCCAGCCCGCTATTCGCCCGCGGCGGTTATCAAAAAGATGGAGGACCTGGGTATAGGGACGAAAGCCACGCGCGCCCAGATTCTGGAGACCCTCTACAGCAGGGGCTACATCGAGGGCAAGCGGAAGATAAAGGTCACTCCCCTCGGCATGCGCGTCGTTGAGGCCCTGGAGAAGAACGTGCCTGACATAGTGAGCGTCGAGCTGACAAGGGCCTTCGAGGAGAAGATGGAGGAGATAATGGCCGGGAAAGCAAAGAAAGAAAACGTCATTGAGGAGAGCAAGAGCCAGCTCATCAAAATCCTAAAGGTCTTCAAGGAGAAGGAGCTCGACATAGGGAAGATGCTCATGGAGACTACCGGAACCGGGGCGACCACCTCAAAAACGGCCGCCAGAAATGCATCCATAAAAGAGCTCAGCGAGGAAGAGGAAAAGGCGGTTAAAAAGGCCGTTGGTGGGGAGGAGAAGAAAGGTCCGCTCGTCATAGGCAAGTGCCCCAAGTGCGGCGGCGACCTCGTGGTGCGCTACAACAGAAAGACCGGGAAGAGGTTCGTCGGCTGCTCCAACTGGCCGAAATGCAACGTCACATATCCACTCCTCCAGCGCGGCGAGATAATCCCCACGGGCAAAACCTGCTGTGGCGGCGCCCCCGTGGTCAAGATACGTGAGAGGGGCCGTGAGTACGAGATATGTGTGGACATGAACTGCAGGGATTGGAAGAAAGGTAAGAAGTGA
- a CDS encoding NAD(P)/FAD-dependent oxidoreductase, with translation MKYDVVVVGAGIAGPIVARNVAKAGFSVLLIDKKPAIGTPKQCAEGISIKVFEKYDIPYDRRFINREIYGAKLYSPSGYELELRYKDVSGVILERKVFDKMLAYYAAKAGADVLARTEALDVIRKDGRIAGIKAKHEDEPVEIYADVVVAADGVESTIARKAGINTYAPPHEFDSSYEYEMLIEGYDPDLIHLWFGNEIAPRGYVWVFPKDEDRANVGIGINSDNPQTAKYYLDKWLRENEIPAKKLLEINVGVVPVGGFVKELAKDNVVVVGDAARQVNPMHGGGMAEAMEAGTIASKWIVKALEEENISLLQNYTKEWWETDGKRLEKVLKVRKVTEKLTDEDLDLFIQVLNSADAEKIAGGDYGEVIKALLKHPKVILSPRRINLLRQLL, from the coding sequence ATGAAATACGACGTCGTTGTAGTGGGCGCCGGAATCGCCGGGCCCATAGTCGCGAGAAACGTTGCTAAAGCCGGGTTTTCTGTTCTGCTCATCGATAAGAAGCCCGCCATTGGCACGCCGAAACAGTGTGCCGAAGGCATAAGCATCAAGGTCTTTGAGAAGTACGACATACCCTACGACAGGCGCTTCATCAACCGCGAGATATACGGTGCCAAGCTGTACTCGCCCAGCGGGTACGAGCTCGAGCTCCGCTATAAGGACGTCAGCGGCGTTATCCTCGAGAGAAAGGTCTTCGACAAGATGCTGGCTTATTACGCGGCCAAGGCTGGAGCAGATGTACTCGCCAGGACAGAGGCGCTGGACGTCATCAGAAAGGACGGGAGGATAGCAGGCATCAAGGCCAAGCATGAGGATGAGCCGGTCGAGATTTACGCCGACGTTGTAGTTGCTGCCGACGGCGTGGAAAGCACCATCGCTAGAAAGGCTGGGATAAACACCTACGCTCCTCCCCACGAGTTTGATTCCTCCTACGAGTACGAGATGCTCATCGAGGGCTACGACCCGGACCTGATACACCTCTGGTTCGGCAACGAGATAGCCCCTAGGGGATACGTCTGGGTCTTTCCAAAGGACGAGGACAGGGCCAACGTCGGAATAGGCATAAACTCCGACAACCCGCAGACGGCCAAGTACTACCTCGACAAGTGGCTGAGGGAGAACGAGATTCCAGCAAAGAAGCTCCTCGAGATAAACGTCGGCGTCGTTCCCGTTGGTGGTTTCGTCAAGGAACTCGCCAAGGACAACGTGGTCGTCGTCGGCGACGCCGCCAGGCAGGTAAACCCGATGCACGGCGGCGGAATGGCCGAGGCCATGGAGGCCGGAACCATAGCGAGCAAGTGGATAGTCAAGGCCCTGGAAGAGGAGAACATTTCGCTCCTCCAGAACTACACCAAAGAATGGTGGGAGACCGATGGAAAGAGGCTCGAAAAGGTTCTCAAGGTCAGAAAGGTCACGGAGAAGCTCACCGATGAAGACCTGGACCTCTTCATCCAGGTACTCAACAGCGCCGACGCTGAGAAGATAGCGGGTGGAGACTACGGGGAGGTCATCAAGGCCCTCCTGAAGCATCCGAAGGTCATCCTCAGCCCGAGGAGAATAAACCTCCTCAGGCAGCTGCTTTGA
- a CDS encoding DUF362 domain-containing protein has protein sequence MPEKIRVVVNEDKCYLCGGCAGVCPTLAIEVHSSGWEFFQDKCIYCRICITACPVGALSAEPLEVGE, from the coding sequence ATGCCGGAGAAAATAAGGGTCGTGGTTAACGAGGACAAGTGCTATCTCTGCGGTGGCTGTGCTGGAGTCTGCCCGACGCTTGCAATTGAAGTCCATTCGAGCGGCTGGGAATTCTTCCAGGACAAGTGCATCTACTGCAGGATATGCATTACCGCCTGCCCAGTGGGCGCACTGAGCGCTGAACCCCTGGAGGTGGGAGAGTGA
- a CDS encoding transcriptional regulator: MTEPDIFYILGNKVRRDLLSHLTCTECYFSFLSSKVSVSSTAVAKHLKIMEREGILKSYEREGPFIGPARKYYDIAISKTYVTTVTPNLFWYRGLDLEGTPIEKVKVDLTRIPTEHESLLEMVSSFLELSSELEKILRALQSIESRRDRLMKELKERYLKEIGDMTQLAILHYLLLTGEATVEELSDRLNLKEREVLVKAQELDRFVPLIIKDGTIKIDEDKLKQKLGGVEYAGENKGRG; this comes from the coding sequence ATGACTGAACCCGACATCTTTTACATACTGGGGAACAAGGTGAGGCGCGATCTGCTCAGCCACCTCACCTGCACGGAATGCTATTTCAGCTTCCTCAGCAGCAAGGTTAGCGTCTCCTCAACGGCGGTGGCGAAGCACCTTAAAATAATGGAACGAGAGGGCATTCTGAAATCCTACGAAAGGGAAGGGCCATTCATAGGGCCCGCGAGGAAGTACTACGACATAGCCATATCAAAGACCTACGTTACCACGGTGACCCCAAACCTCTTCTGGTACCGTGGCCTTGATCTCGAAGGGACGCCCATCGAAAAGGTCAAGGTTGACCTGACCCGCATACCAACCGAACACGAGAGCCTTCTGGAGATGGTCAGCTCGTTCCTGGAGCTGAGTTCGGAGCTTGAGAAGATACTCCGGGCACTGCAGTCCATCGAAAGCAGACGAGACAGACTCATGAAGGAGCTGAAGGAGAGGTACCTCAAGGAGATAGGCGACATGACCCAGCTGGCCATACTGCACTACCTCCTCCTGACGGGCGAGGCCACCGTCGAGGAGCTGAGCGACAGGCTCAACCTCAAGGAGAGAGAGGTTCTCGTAAAGGCGCAGGAGCTGGACAGGTTCGTACCGTTAATAATAAAAGACGGAACCATCAAAATCGACGAGGACAAGCTAAAACAAAAGCTTGGCGGTGTCGAATATGCCGGAGAAAATAAGGGTCGTGGTTAA
- a CDS encoding thioredoxin family protein: protein MGLISDADKKVIREEFFSKMTNPVKIIGFIGKEHCQYCDQLKQLVQELSELTDKLTYEFHDFDSEEGRKIAEQYRIDRAPAVTITQDGKDMGVRFFGLPAGHEFGAFLEDIVDVSNAQTDLMPESKEELAQIDRDVRILVFVTPTCPYCPLAVRMAHKFAIENTNAGKGKILGDMVEAIEYPEWADQYSVMAVPKIVIQVDGEDKVQFEGAYPEKMFMEKLLAAIE, encoded by the coding sequence ATGGGATTGATTAGCGACGCTGACAAGAAGGTCATCAGGGAGGAGTTCTTCTCTAAGATGACGAACCCGGTCAAGATCATTGGATTCATCGGAAAGGAGCACTGCCAGTACTGCGATCAGCTCAAGCAGCTGGTTCAGGAGCTCAGCGAGCTCACCGATAAGCTCACCTACGAGTTCCACGACTTCGACAGTGAGGAGGGTAGGAAGATAGCCGAGCAGTACAGGATCGACCGCGCTCCGGCCGTCACGATAACCCAGGACGGCAAGGACATGGGCGTCAGGTTCTTTGGCCTCCCGGCCGGCCACGAGTTTGGGGCGTTCCTTGAGGACATAGTTGACGTCAGCAACGCCCAGACGGACCTCATGCCTGAGAGCAAAGAGGAGCTTGCCCAGATAGACAGGGACGTCAGGATACTCGTGTTCGTAACCCCGACCTGCCCGTACTGCCCGCTCGCAGTCAGGATGGCCCACAAGTTCGCCATCGAGAACACCAACGCCGGCAAGGGCAAAATCCTCGGCGATATGGTTGAGGCCATCGAGTACCCGGAGTGGGCCGACCAGTACAGCGTTATGGCCGTTCCTAAGATAGTCATCCAGGTCGACGGCGAGGACAAGGTCCAGTTCGAGGGTGCTTACCCGGAGAAGATGTTCATGGAGAAGCTCCTCGCGGCCATCGAGTGA
- the cas2 gene encoding CRISPR-associated endonuclease Cas2, with protein MYIVIVYDVNVKRVNNVKKFLRQHLHWVQNSVFEGEVTRAEYERIRAGLREIIDEDEDSVVIYRLRSRPFREILGTEKNPLEDVI; from the coding sequence GTGTACATAGTCATCGTCTACGACGTGAACGTGAAGCGCGTCAATAACGTCAAAAAGTTCCTGCGCCAGCACCTTCACTGGGTGCAGAACAGCGTCTTCGAGGGGGAGGTAACGAGGGCGGAATACGAGAGGATTAGGGCCGGGCTGAGGGAGATAATTGATGAGGACGAGGATTCGGTGGTAATCTACCGCCTCCGCTCCCGGCCCTTCAGGGAAATTTTGGGGACGGAAAAGAACCCGTTGGAGGACGTTATTTAA
- the cas1b gene encoding type I-B CRISPR-associated endonuclease Cas1b codes for MRKRSITLLSDGTLFRRENTLYFENERGKKPLAVEGIYDIYIYGHVNISSQALHFLAQKGIAVHFFNHYGHYDGSFYPRESLNSGDLVIRQAEHYLDLEKRLELARLFVKGSALNMEKNLKRWKVNDGFSGLLETLFEELEEAHRITEVMNVEARIRQEYYSRWDEHLPEGFKIVKRSRRPPENEMNALISFLNSRLYATIVSELYNTQLVPTVSYLHEPAERRFSLALDLSEIFKPVIVDRLATRLVKRRVITREDFRRELNGVLLSNEGIRKVVKEYENELTKSVRHQELKKNVTKKRLIRLEAYKLIKHLFRVMEYEPLVAWF; via the coding sequence ATGAGGAAGCGCTCCATAACCCTGCTCTCGGACGGGACGCTTTTCCGGAGGGAGAACACACTCTACTTTGAAAACGAGCGGGGAAAGAAGCCGCTCGCGGTGGAGGGAATCTACGACATCTACATCTACGGCCACGTGAACATAAGCTCTCAAGCCCTCCACTTCCTCGCCCAGAAGGGAATAGCGGTGCACTTCTTCAACCACTACGGCCACTACGACGGGAGCTTTTATCCAAGGGAAAGCCTCAACTCGGGGGATTTGGTCATCAGGCAGGCCGAGCACTACCTCGACTTGGAGAAAAGACTTGAACTGGCAAGGCTCTTCGTTAAAGGCTCAGCTCTCAACATGGAGAAGAACCTGAAACGCTGGAAAGTTAATGATGGCTTCTCAGGCCTGCTGGAGACGCTGTTTGAAGAGCTTGAAGAGGCTCATAGAATAACCGAGGTCATGAACGTCGAGGCGAGGATAAGGCAGGAGTACTATTCGAGATGGGACGAGCACCTGCCAGAGGGCTTCAAGATAGTGAAGCGCTCAAGAAGACCCCCGGAGAACGAGATGAACGCCCTGATAAGCTTCCTCAACTCAAGGCTCTATGCCACAATAGTTTCCGAGCTCTACAACACCCAGCTCGTGCCAACTGTCAGCTACCTCCACGAGCCCGCTGAAAGGCGCTTTTCCCTGGCTTTAGATTTAAGCGAGATTTTCAAGCCGGTCATAGTGGACAGGCTCGCTACGAGGCTGGTCAAGAGAAGAGTTATAACGCGGGAAGACTTCAGGAGAGAACTCAACGGCGTTCTTTTGAGCAATGAAGGGATTAGGAAAGTCGTGAAGGAATACGAGAACGAGCTTACGAAGAGCGTCAGGCACCAGGAGCTTAAGAAGAACGTGACGAAGAAGAGGCTTATCCGCCTTGAGGCCTACAAGCTCATCAAGCACCTCTTTAGGGTGATGGAGTACGAGCCGCTGGTGGCGTGGTTTTAA
- the cas4 gene encoding CRISPR-associated protein Cas4, with product MSSEEYPLTDFLITGTEINYLFICPAKLWYFAKGITMEQESEWVDLGKFLHERRYGSEEKEVQVGRIKIDFIRRGDIIEIHEVKLGKSMEKAHEMQALYYLYYLKKLGINAKAVLHYPKLNETKEITLDGRENEIKAAIEEVERIKSLPVPPEPVKSKKCLKCAYYELCWV from the coding sequence GTGAGTTCTGAGGAGTATCCCCTCACCGACTTCCTCATCACCGGCACGGAAATCAACTACCTCTTCATCTGCCCGGCGAAGCTCTGGTACTTCGCCAAGGGCATTACCATGGAGCAGGAGAGCGAATGGGTCGACCTTGGCAAATTCCTCCACGAGCGGCGCTACGGCAGCGAGGAAAAGGAAGTGCAGGTCGGGAGAATAAAGATCGACTTCATCCGCAGGGGTGACATCATAGAGATCCATGAAGTCAAGCTTGGCAAGAGCATGGAGAAGGCCCACGAGATGCAGGCTTTGTATTACCTCTACTACCTCAAAAAGCTCGGGATCAACGCCAAAGCGGTCCTCCACTACCCCAAGCTCAACGAGACGAAGGAGATAACGCTCGACGGCAGAGAGAATGAAATCAAAGCGGCGATAGAAGAAGTCGAGCGGATAAAATCCCTTCCAGTGCCGCCAGAGCCCGTTAAATCAAAGAAGTGCCTCAAATGCGCCTACTACGAACTCTGCTGGGTGTAA
- the cas3 gene encoding CRISPR-associated helicase Cas3' encodes MKVCYAKFIPHDFLECHINDAINVLKSMKTSFKWLEELFPRVWELSFYSVLLHDLGKCASGFQRDPRKWGYRHEVLSTPFTAFLDLPGDERNLIALSILTHHRTLDELEEILPGGEHRGEFEEKVEELFQNRDYIEEIFFERVPYWELYFFGRRKDLFNPPNDWAELVEGYDFDPLLSWYERNARKYWSELVFLRGILNASDHLASAGELGVRLLSDIKAAVESRVPPERWRLLQRQAGETEGNLILRAPTGYGKTEASLLWANRNASLTKKGVASRIFYVLPYKASINAMHSRLLALFREPELVGVLHSSSSFYLYSSELEYKRLSSLYRKIYTPLKVTTPFQLMKPFFGVGFPEMGLTELTGSLLIFDEIHAYEPNVLGIILAMLELLMRKKAKTLVMSATMPEFLEELLREVLKPHLLSTPSEEADRFTRHRVNVIDGSMDSIEELLAEVNAHGPVLIACNTISRAMEVYSHLRDRYNSMLLHSRFTYGDREEKEKKLLANLRDYDVVVATQVVEVSLDISFSTIITEPAPLDALIQRFGRVNRRGFGNPRDVYILTTGGEGDRRIYPMEVVRESLKLLEELNGKPLLESRVPELVTRAYEPIADKLTDEVLTYREQALELFNSLKPLKGSESEEQFYEMFQGLEAVPGVYQDRVLELINRGRSIEVHRHLVPVPLWLFRSESDAFHRLSDRGSGKYVLVAELEYSPELGLLREPASGGEVL; translated from the coding sequence ATGAAGGTCTGCTACGCCAAGTTCATTCCGCACGATTTCCTTGAGTGCCACATCAACGACGCCATAAACGTGCTGAAGAGCATGAAAACCTCATTCAAATGGCTTGAGGAGCTCTTCCCGCGCGTCTGGGAACTTTCTTTTTATTCCGTTCTACTTCACGACCTCGGCAAGTGCGCGAGTGGATTCCAGAGAGACCCTCGAAAATGGGGCTATCGGCACGAGGTACTCTCGACACCGTTTACGGCTTTCCTCGACCTTCCCGGGGACGAGAGAAACCTCATTGCACTCTCAATCCTCACCCACCATCGAACCCTCGACGAGCTTGAAGAGATACTGCCGGGCGGGGAACACCGCGGGGAGTTCGAGGAGAAAGTTGAGGAACTCTTTCAGAACAGGGATTACATCGAGGAGATTTTCTTCGAGCGAGTTCCCTACTGGGAGCTGTATTTCTTCGGAAGGCGGAAGGATCTTTTTAATCCTCCCAACGATTGGGCCGAGCTAGTTGAAGGCTACGACTTCGACCCTCTGCTCAGCTGGTACGAGCGAAACGCCAGGAAGTACTGGAGCGAGCTTGTTTTTCTCCGCGGAATCCTCAACGCCTCTGACCACCTCGCTTCAGCCGGTGAGCTTGGCGTTCGCCTGCTGTCGGATATAAAGGCCGCCGTTGAGTCCCGGGTTCCGCCCGAGCGCTGGAGGCTCTTACAGAGACAGGCAGGCGAAACGGAGGGCAACCTAATCCTCCGCGCGCCGACCGGTTACGGCAAGACAGAGGCCTCCCTCCTCTGGGCCAACAGGAACGCGTCCCTAACCAAAAAGGGGGTGGCCAGCAGGATATTCTACGTTCTCCCCTACAAGGCCAGCATAAACGCCATGCACTCACGCCTTTTAGCTCTCTTCCGCGAGCCGGAGCTCGTGGGCGTTTTGCATAGCTCTTCCAGTTTTTACCTTTACTCTTCGGAGCTCGAATACAAACGTCTATCCTCCCTTTACAGGAAGATTTACACACCCCTCAAGGTCACGACACCTTTCCAGCTTATGAAGCCCTTCTTCGGCGTCGGCTTCCCCGAGATGGGCCTGACCGAGCTGACTGGCTCTCTCCTCATCTTCGACGAAATCCACGCCTACGAGCCCAACGTTTTGGGCATAATCCTTGCCATGCTAGAACTGCTGATGAGAAAAAAGGCCAAAACCCTCGTAATGAGCGCGACTATGCCCGAATTCCTTGAGGAACTCCTGCGCGAGGTTCTTAAGCCCCACCTGCTGAGCACTCCGTCTGAAGAGGCTGACCGCTTTACGAGGCATAGGGTGAACGTTATAGACGGCTCGATGGATAGTATTGAGGAACTGCTCGCGGAAGTCAATGCCCACGGCCCCGTTCTAATAGCTTGCAACACGATATCAAGGGCGATGGAGGTCTACTCACACTTGCGCGATAGATACAACTCCATGCTCCTCCACAGTCGCTTTACCTACGGCGACAGGGAGGAAAAGGAGAAGAAGCTCCTCGCGAACCTCAGGGACTACGACGTTGTCGTTGCTACCCAGGTGGTTGAGGTTTCGCTCGATATAAGCTTCTCGACGATAATAACGGAGCCAGCACCACTAGATGCTCTGATTCAGCGCTTCGGCAGGGTAAACAGACGGGGTTTCGGAAATCCAAGGGACGTTTACATCTTAACTACTGGTGGGGAGGGAGACAGAAGAATATACCCAATGGAAGTTGTGAGAGAGAGCCTCAAGCTCCTGGAAGAACTCAACGGAAAGCCCCTCCTCGAATCGAGGGTTCCGGAACTCGTCACCCGTGCGTATGAACCCATAGCGGATAAGCTAACCGATGAAGTTCTGACCTACCGCGAGCAGGCCCTTGAGCTGTTCAATAGTTTAAAGCCGTTGAAAGGCAGTGAGAGCGAGGAGCAATTCTACGAGATGTTCCAAGGCCTGGAAGCGGTTCCAGGAGTTTATCAGGATAGGGTTCTGGAGCTGATTAACCGTGGAAGGTCAATCGAAGTTCACCGCCATCTCGTTCCGGTTCCGCTGTGGCTCTTCAGGAGCGAAAGCGACGCCTTCCACAGGCTTTCAGACAGGGGGTCAGGAAAGTACGTACTGGTCGCAGAGCTTGAGTACAGCCCTGAGCTGGGCCTTCTGCGTGAGCCGGCAAGTGGAGGAGAGGTGCTGTGA